One Epinephelus lanceolatus isolate andai-2023 chromosome 10, ASM4190304v1, whole genome shotgun sequence genomic region harbors:
- the virma gene encoding protein virilizer homolog isoform X1, with protein MAGDTSTELLFLDTFKHQSAELTNVDVVRFPCGVLITEVRVIPPGIKAHSNLPDSRAFGETSPHAFQLELFFNNVTKPNNPVFHRLGSLEYDENKSIVFRPSGKVNTDGLVLRGWYTSLTIAVYGTAERSHGHDQASPPPPPPPPPQQPSGPKRIIKQEWEKDDQYNGSPPRPAPRGPRTPPGPPPPDDDDEEQVPVTVGVVKEEPCEGRDDYLEAVSPERSLPADETYSDAEQEEEGDEEEDEEEQEEEEDARTEGSIPEEEEEEEEEDEGEDEEEEMEEGDDGYEQISSDEDDLDNGSFKLPTFDMDYTPEDLASVPPVQYDPYERELRPLLYFTPPYKTRFDTQFEKASVEEPRDPGGTEEPAGGEEAEAVAQLKELLASIGDDRDARWVTALEEAPALLAKGLAYLVKQGESEMEEPLGVLVQWALQALSMEIALTQPIALNLRQLKAGAKLASQLAECPQGLTVLLREGALGVLLELIQADHVSSTLKLSILKALGALTSAPAGAEAFLHAGESEKSGYQRLVQLFLREETVRVITAGNAILQKSHMYEVLVDLQRAAAALSEPQQEEMEEAESPMEEEPSINSSPVSEAELDRLAGVLEELHHLLETAPHCMVQPPGKAFPTTARVTGPQERDDPYPTLYRYMHACHFLESTAAVLSAAAAAGHLGVTQAVRELLRFLSLTQSGLLFLLAQPTPANLLLRLLASMAEAESEETTITGGEGGVTGPGFGEEGFGVWLMQALHALQGVSELMSHVAMGGDGGAGLEEGDNPEVLGMLHALYLMTFTQTGRSAVAHVFSLDNNLSCLVTLLQHHSKDGQGEAKARKAVTYNYACMLVLLVVQTSNELRMMEQFAAPLLTIAKADDLNAKLQELSKWLEPLEKVRFEIGSIPTLIDYIKQNVENVLTAEGAGLVTALRVLCHIASAPPAVEGQQRDLKWSLAGVQLFSGEGLDTCVRVLQKLCSVLLQPWRVHGHMGPTPQRCMILSICISTLRLLRTMLMELLRGGAFQFRDTRVASVLVSLHMIVCSIPASGRLDGEETRVQALIVDVLLTFTQGVNEEVTHTEETLASNTWSLMLKEVLSSLLKAPEGLFSGLTLLSELLPLPLPMQSTQVISVQDVAVALNTRKLWSMHIRAQWKVFSEALRCVCATSCPPLLAMLRRMCVQLADLSSPTATLIMKMPLELLLEELQPAEGKGMCWGQVLRLLSLMDALVSQKSCKSAALHLLSGSVSGDEQLADLFPLLLSLLVPPADHSLQQQQQCSEIVGTILQSLCDQDISLVVSPPGETCVSEAEQLANALPGREMMTSVCNALLEVLGNSESSVPLLLTCIRTLTFLTEHDYGLFHLKVGLKKHGGGLYTLLKRLVFAFNKDSADLLSALLDFLRQIVNTETMCVDEAQGSGEESAFISPRLLSGCEMKGLLQWEDSDSHPLPTLEKQITKLCKEDDSLETMLETVIVLRQTLETATDAPPAVETEPILPPPETLAAQFNHRTVFILSETLDEQLKTLWFSPFQTDDIEADLDMVKVDLVGLAQECCPELDLKAELERSFLSEPSSPGHTKAPKGFRLGKHKHETFITSSGKSDYIEPAKRAHIMAAPRGRGGRGGFGQNLNRPHDIFRQRKQNTSRPPSMHVDDFVAAEFKDITTPLGLLPPKRPPKNSPKPPTRGLFTGNRGRGTFHSQTRFFTPPQPKGVLLSGNYTRREGGRGSSWSGQVPAVTHRGTYSEPRGGQSNFTRGPLPSRQPPASAYRLAPRDRAPRGRGGAGLSWLSGGGGGGSAGGGGGGGGGGRGSQGSKFSGGGGGSGGGRGRHVRSFTR; from the exons TCTGGAATATGATGAGAACAAGTCCATCGTGTTCAGACCCAGTGGAaag GTGAACACTGACGGCCTGGTACTACGTGGCTGGTACACCAGTCTGACGATAGCAGTGTACGGGACAGCAGAGCGCTCACATGGACATGACCAAGCCtcgccccctcctcctccacccccaccccctcaaCAGCCAAGTGGGCCCAAGCGGATCATTAAACAAG AGTGGGAAAAAGATGACCAGTACAATGGCAGCCCACCCAGACCAGCACCCAGAGGGCCCCGTACTCCTCCTGGGCCTCCGCccccagatgatgatgatgaagagcagGTCCCAGTGACAG TGGGCGTGGTCAAAGAGGAGCCGTGTGAGGGCCGTGACGACTACCTGGAGGCCGTGTCTCCTGAAAGATCACTGCCAGCTGATGAAACATACTCAGATGCTGAACAAGAGGAAGAAGgcgatgaggaggaggatgaggaggagcaagaggaggaagaagatgcGCGAACTGAGGGGAGCATTCccgaagaggaggaagaagaggaggaggaagatgagggtgaggacgaggaagaggagatggaggaag GTGATGACGGCTATGAGCAGATTTCCAGCGATGAGGATGATCTGGATAACGGTAGCTTCAAGTTGCCCACATTTGACATGGACTACACTCCTGAGGACCTGGCATCTGTCCCACCAGTCCAGTATGACCCATATGAGCGAGAACTCAGGCCCCTGCTCTACTTCACTCCTCCATACAAGACTCGCTTTGATACCCAGTTTGAGAAGGCCAGTGTGGAGGAACCCAGAGACCCTGGTGGAACAGAAGAACCAGCAGGTGGAGAGGAAGCTGAGGCTGTTGCCCAGCTTAAAGAGCTCCTAGCTAGTATTGGAGATGACAGAGATGCTCGCTGGGTCACTGCTCTGGAGGAGGCACCTGCACTACTGGCCAAAGGGCTGGCTTATTTAGTCAAACAAGGAGAGAGTGAGATGGAGGAACCCCTCGGAGTTTTAGTCCAATGGGCGCTCCAAGCTCTGAGCATGGAGATTGCTCTCACACAACCCATTGCTCTTAACCTCAGACAGTTGAAAGCTGGTGCCAAGCTAGCTTCACAGCTTGCAGAGTGCCCACAGGGCCTCACAGTGCTGCTGCGAGAAGGGGCCCTGGGTGTGCTGCTGGAGCTGATCCAAGCCGACCATGTCTCCTCTACACTGAAGCTGAGTATCCTGAAAGCGCTTGGTGCTCTGACCAGCGCTCCTGCTGGTGCAGAGGCTTTCCTGCATGCAGGAGAATCAGAGAAGAGTGGCTATCAG CGTTTAGTCCAGCTGTTCCTGCGTGAAGAGACAGTGAGGGTCATTACAGCTGGCAACGCCATATTACAGAAAAGCCACATGTATGAGGTACTGGTCGACCTGCAgcgtgcagcagcagcactgagtGAACCACAgcag GAGGAGATGGAAGAGGCTGAGAGCCCCATGGAGGAGGAACCATCCATCAACTCCTCCCCTGTGAGCGAGGCAGAGCTTGATAGGCTGGCGGGAGTTTTGGAAGAGTTACATCACCTGTTAGAAACAGCCCCTCACTGCATGGTGCAGCCACCTGGGAAAGCCTTTCCGACGACTGCAAGAGTAACAGGACCCCAGGAGAGGGACGATCCATACCCAACTCTGTATAg GTATATGCATGCGTGCCATTTCCTGGAGAGCACAGCAGCGGTGTTGTCAGCGGCTGCAGCAGCCGGTCACCTCGGTGTCACCCAAGCTGTTAGAGAGCTCCTACGTTTCCTGTCGCTCACCCAGTCAGGCCTGCTCTTCCTTCTCGCCCAGCCCACTCCCGCAAATCTGCTACTGCGTCTCCTGGCATCAATGGCAGAAGCTGAGAGCGAGGAGACCACCATTACAGGGGGCGAGGGGGGTGTCACAGGGCCAGGGTTTGGTGAAGAGGGCTTCGGCGTGTGGCTAATGCAGGCGCTGCATGCTCTGCAGGGCGTGTCAGAGCTCATGAGCCATGTGGCCATGGGAGGAGACGGAGGAGCTGGGCTAGAGGAAGGTGACAACCCGGAGGTACTGGGCATGCTCCATGCGCTCTACCTGATGACCTTCACACAGACTGGTCGCAGTGCTGTGGCCCATGTTTTCAGCTTGGATAACAACCTGTCGTGTCTGGTCACACTGCTTCAGCACCACAGCAAGGACGGACAGGG TGAGGCCAAAGCTCGCAAAGCAGTGACATATAACTACGCCTGCATGCTGGTGTTACTAGTGGTACAGACCTCTAATGAACTGCGGATGATGGAACAATTTGCTGCCCCACTACTCACCATAGCCAAGGCTGATGACCTAAATGCCAAGTTGCAGG AGCTCAGCAAATGGCTGGAGCCTCTGGAAAAAGTCCGCTTTGAGATTGGCAGCATTCCCACCCTCATAGACTACATCAAACAG AATGTGGAAAATGTTTTGACCGCTGAGGGAGCTGGACTGGTCACTGCTCTCAGGGTCCTTTGTCACATTGCCTCCGCTCCACCTGCTGTAGAGG GTCAGCAGAGGGATCTTAAGTGGAGTCTTGCAGGGGTCCAACTGTTCTCTGGCGAGGGTCTGGATACGTGTGTGCGTGTCCTACAGAAGCTGTGCAGCGTGTTGCTGCAGCCATGGCGTGTACACGGACACATGGGCCCCACGCCCCAGCGCTGCATGATCCTCAGTATATGTATCAGCACACTGCGGTTGCTGCGCACCATGCTGATGGAGCTGCTGCGCGGGGGAGCTTTCCAATTCAGGGACACGCGTGTGGCCAGCGTGTTGGTGTCGCTCCACATGATAGTGTGCTCCATCCCCGCTTCTGGACGTCTAGACGGAGAGGAGACAAGAGTGCAGGCACTTATCGTTGATGTACTGCTCACCTTCACGCAGGGTGTCAATGAAGAG GTGACTCATACAGAGGAGACTCTGGCCAGCAACACTTGGTCTCTGATGCTAAAGGAGGTTTTGAGCTCACTGCTAAAAGCTCCTGAAGGTCTGTTCTCTGGTCTGACGTTGCTGTCTGAACTCCTGCCTCTTCCACTGCCAATGCAGAGCACTCAG GTGATATCAGTCCAAGATGTGGCCGTAGCCTTAAACACAAGGAAGCTGTGGAGCATGCACATACGGGCGCAGTGGAAAGTGTTTTCCGAAGCGTTGAGGTGTGTATGTGCCACCAGCTGCCCTCCTCTCCTGGCCATGCTGAGGAGAATGTGTGTTCAGCTGGCAGACCTGTCTTCACCCACTGCGACACTCATCATGAAGATGccgctggagctgctgctggaggagctgcagcc GGCGGAGGGGAAAGGCATGTGCTGGGGCCAGGTCCTGCGTCTGCTTTCCTTGATGGACGCTCTGGTGTCACAGAAATCTTGTAAGAGCGCAGCACTGCACCTGCTGTCCGGGTCTGTGTCCGGGGATGAACAGCTGGCCGATCTGTTCCCCttgctgctgtctctgttggttcctccagctgaccactccttacagcagcagcagcagtgcagcGAAATAGTCGGGACAATATTACAGTCACTGTGTGACCAG GACATTTCTCTGGTGGTTTCTCCACCTGGTGAGACCTGTGTGTCAGAGGCCGAGCAGCTGGCCAATGCACTCCCAGGGCGAGAGATGATGACATCAGTGTGCAACGCCTTGTTGGAGGTTTTGGGGAAttcagagagcagtgttccaCTCCTCCTCACCTGTATCAGGACTCTGACATTCCTCACTGAACACGACTATGGACTCTTCCACCTCAAAGT TGGTCtgaagaaacatggtggtggtCTGTACACGCTGTTGAAGAGGTTGGTGTTTGCCTTCAACAAGGACTCAGCAGATCTGCTCTCAGCTCTGCTTGACTTCCTCAGACAGATCGTCAACACAGAAACAATG TGTGTAGATGAGGCCCAGGGGTCTGGCGAGGAGTCGGCGTTCATTTCTCCACGGTTGCTGTCAGGCTGCGAGATGAAAGGACTACTGCAGTGGGAGGACTCTGACTCCCATCCGCTCCCTACTTTAGAGAAACAGATTACG AAACTGTGTAAGGAGGATGATTCACTGGAGACAATGTTGGAGACTGTGATTGTTCTGAGGCAGACACTGGAAACGGCCACAGATGCACCTCCTGCAGTTGAAACTGAGCCCATTCTGCCACCACCGGAGACGCTCGCGGCTCAGTTTAATCACAG GACAGTGTTCATTCTGTCTGAAACTCTGGATGAGCAGCTGAAGACTCTGTGGTTCTCTCCCTTCCAAACTGATGACATCGAAGCAGATCTCGATATG GTGAAGGTGGATCTGGTGGGTCTGGCTCAGGAGTGTTGTCCAGAACTGGACCTGAAGGCAGAACTGGAGCGCTCCTTCCTGTCCGAGCCCTCCTCTCCTGGTCACACTAAGGCTCCAAAAGGCTTCCGACTGGGCAAACACAAGCACGAGACCTTCATTACATCAAG CGGTAAATCAGACTACATTGAGCCTGCAAAGAGAGCCCACATCATGGCTGCACCTCGTGGCCGCGGAGGTCGAGGAGGGTTTGGACAGAATCTCAACCGACCCCACGATATCTTTCGCCAGCGCAAACAGAACACCTCCCGTCCTCCCAGTATGCACGTGGATGATTTTGTGGCGGCGGAGTTTAAAGACATTACAACTCCCCTTGGACTTTTGCCTCCCAAACGGCCCCCAAAGAACTCCCCCAAACCCCCCACCAGAGGACTGTTCACTGGCAACAGAGGCAGAGGCACCTTCCACAGCCAGACACGATTTTTCACTCCACCACAACCCAAAGGTGTACTGCTCTCCG GTAACTACACACGCAGAGAAGGAGGCCGTGGTTCATCATGGAGTGGCCAAGTTCCAGCTGTCACTCACAGAGGAACCTACAGCGAACCTCGCGGAGGCCAGAGCAACTTCACACGTGGACCGCTGCCCTCCAGACAACCCCCAGCAA GCGCATATAGGCTGGCTCCACGGGACCGAGCCCCGCGGGGAAGAGGAGGCGCTGGACTGTCATGGCTCAGCGGGGGAGGAGGGGGCGGCAGTGCTGGAGGAGGCGgtgggggaggtggaggaggcagaggatcTCAGGGGAGCAAATTCAGTGGTGGTGGGGGAGGGAGCGGAGGTGGCAGGGGCAGACACGTTCGCTCCTTCACCAGGTGA
- the virma gene encoding protein virilizer homolog isoform X2 codes for MAGDTSTELLFLDTFKHQSAELTNVDVVRFPCGVLITEVRVIPPGIKAHSNLPDSRAFGETSPHAFQLELFFNNVTKPNNPVFHRLGSLEYDENKSIVFRPSGKVNTDGLVLRGWYTSLTIAVYGTAERSHGHDQASPPPPPPPPPQQPSGPKRIIKQEWEKDDQYNGSPPRPAPRGPRTPPGPPPPDDDDEEQVPVTVGVVKEEPCEGRDDYLEAVSPERSLPADETYSDAEQEEEGDEEEDEEEQEEEEDARTEGSIPEEEEEEEEEDEGDDGYEQISSDEDDLDNGSFKLPTFDMDYTPEDLASVPPVQYDPYERELRPLLYFTPPYKTRFDTQFEKASVEEPRDPGGTEEPAGGEEAEAVAQLKELLASIGDDRDARWVTALEEAPALLAKGLAYLVKQGESEMEEPLGVLVQWALQALSMEIALTQPIALNLRQLKAGAKLASQLAECPQGLTVLLREGALGVLLELIQADHVSSTLKLSILKALGALTSAPAGAEAFLHAGESEKSGYQRLVQLFLREETVRVITAGNAILQKSHMYEVLVDLQRAAAALSEPQQEEMEEAESPMEEEPSINSSPVSEAELDRLAGVLEELHHLLETAPHCMVQPPGKAFPTTARVTGPQERDDPYPTLYRYMHACHFLESTAAVLSAAAAAGHLGVTQAVRELLRFLSLTQSGLLFLLAQPTPANLLLRLLASMAEAESEETTITGGEGGVTGPGFGEEGFGVWLMQALHALQGVSELMSHVAMGGDGGAGLEEGDNPEVLGMLHALYLMTFTQTGRSAVAHVFSLDNNLSCLVTLLQHHSKDGQGEAKARKAVTYNYACMLVLLVVQTSNELRMMEQFAAPLLTIAKADDLNAKLQELSKWLEPLEKVRFEIGSIPTLIDYIKQNVENVLTAEGAGLVTALRVLCHIASAPPAVEGQQRDLKWSLAGVQLFSGEGLDTCVRVLQKLCSVLLQPWRVHGHMGPTPQRCMILSICISTLRLLRTMLMELLRGGAFQFRDTRVASVLVSLHMIVCSIPASGRLDGEETRVQALIVDVLLTFTQGVNEEVTHTEETLASNTWSLMLKEVLSSLLKAPEGLFSGLTLLSELLPLPLPMQSTQVISVQDVAVALNTRKLWSMHIRAQWKVFSEALRCVCATSCPPLLAMLRRMCVQLADLSSPTATLIMKMPLELLLEELQPAEGKGMCWGQVLRLLSLMDALVSQKSCKSAALHLLSGSVSGDEQLADLFPLLLSLLVPPADHSLQQQQQCSEIVGTILQSLCDQDISLVVSPPGETCVSEAEQLANALPGREMMTSVCNALLEVLGNSESSVPLLLTCIRTLTFLTEHDYGLFHLKVGLKKHGGGLYTLLKRLVFAFNKDSADLLSALLDFLRQIVNTETMCVDEAQGSGEESAFISPRLLSGCEMKGLLQWEDSDSHPLPTLEKQITKLCKEDDSLETMLETVIVLRQTLETATDAPPAVETEPILPPPETLAAQFNHRTVFILSETLDEQLKTLWFSPFQTDDIEADLDMVKVDLVGLAQECCPELDLKAELERSFLSEPSSPGHTKAPKGFRLGKHKHETFITSSGKSDYIEPAKRAHIMAAPRGRGGRGGFGQNLNRPHDIFRQRKQNTSRPPSMHVDDFVAAEFKDITTPLGLLPPKRPPKNSPKPPTRGLFTGNRGRGTFHSQTRFFTPPQPKGVLLSGNYTRREGGRGSSWSGQVPAVTHRGTYSEPRGGQSNFTRGPLPSRQPPASAYRLAPRDRAPRGRGGAGLSWLSGGGGGGSAGGGGGGGGGGRGSQGSKFSGGGGGSGGGRGRHVRSFTR; via the exons TCTGGAATATGATGAGAACAAGTCCATCGTGTTCAGACCCAGTGGAaag GTGAACACTGACGGCCTGGTACTACGTGGCTGGTACACCAGTCTGACGATAGCAGTGTACGGGACAGCAGAGCGCTCACATGGACATGACCAAGCCtcgccccctcctcctccacccccaccccctcaaCAGCCAAGTGGGCCCAAGCGGATCATTAAACAAG AGTGGGAAAAAGATGACCAGTACAATGGCAGCCCACCCAGACCAGCACCCAGAGGGCCCCGTACTCCTCCTGGGCCTCCGCccccagatgatgatgatgaagagcagGTCCCAGTGACAG TGGGCGTGGTCAAAGAGGAGCCGTGTGAGGGCCGTGACGACTACCTGGAGGCCGTGTCTCCTGAAAGATCACTGCCAGCTGATGAAACATACTCAGATGCTGAACAAGAGGAAGAAGgcgatgaggaggaggatgaggaggagcaagaggaggaagaagatgcGCGAACTGAGGGGAGCATTCccgaagaggaggaagaagaggaggaggaagatgagg GTGATGACGGCTATGAGCAGATTTCCAGCGATGAGGATGATCTGGATAACGGTAGCTTCAAGTTGCCCACATTTGACATGGACTACACTCCTGAGGACCTGGCATCTGTCCCACCAGTCCAGTATGACCCATATGAGCGAGAACTCAGGCCCCTGCTCTACTTCACTCCTCCATACAAGACTCGCTTTGATACCCAGTTTGAGAAGGCCAGTGTGGAGGAACCCAGAGACCCTGGTGGAACAGAAGAACCAGCAGGTGGAGAGGAAGCTGAGGCTGTTGCCCAGCTTAAAGAGCTCCTAGCTAGTATTGGAGATGACAGAGATGCTCGCTGGGTCACTGCTCTGGAGGAGGCACCTGCACTACTGGCCAAAGGGCTGGCTTATTTAGTCAAACAAGGAGAGAGTGAGATGGAGGAACCCCTCGGAGTTTTAGTCCAATGGGCGCTCCAAGCTCTGAGCATGGAGATTGCTCTCACACAACCCATTGCTCTTAACCTCAGACAGTTGAAAGCTGGTGCCAAGCTAGCTTCACAGCTTGCAGAGTGCCCACAGGGCCTCACAGTGCTGCTGCGAGAAGGGGCCCTGGGTGTGCTGCTGGAGCTGATCCAAGCCGACCATGTCTCCTCTACACTGAAGCTGAGTATCCTGAAAGCGCTTGGTGCTCTGACCAGCGCTCCTGCTGGTGCAGAGGCTTTCCTGCATGCAGGAGAATCAGAGAAGAGTGGCTATCAG CGTTTAGTCCAGCTGTTCCTGCGTGAAGAGACAGTGAGGGTCATTACAGCTGGCAACGCCATATTACAGAAAAGCCACATGTATGAGGTACTGGTCGACCTGCAgcgtgcagcagcagcactgagtGAACCACAgcag GAGGAGATGGAAGAGGCTGAGAGCCCCATGGAGGAGGAACCATCCATCAACTCCTCCCCTGTGAGCGAGGCAGAGCTTGATAGGCTGGCGGGAGTTTTGGAAGAGTTACATCACCTGTTAGAAACAGCCCCTCACTGCATGGTGCAGCCACCTGGGAAAGCCTTTCCGACGACTGCAAGAGTAACAGGACCCCAGGAGAGGGACGATCCATACCCAACTCTGTATAg GTATATGCATGCGTGCCATTTCCTGGAGAGCACAGCAGCGGTGTTGTCAGCGGCTGCAGCAGCCGGTCACCTCGGTGTCACCCAAGCTGTTAGAGAGCTCCTACGTTTCCTGTCGCTCACCCAGTCAGGCCTGCTCTTCCTTCTCGCCCAGCCCACTCCCGCAAATCTGCTACTGCGTCTCCTGGCATCAATGGCAGAAGCTGAGAGCGAGGAGACCACCATTACAGGGGGCGAGGGGGGTGTCACAGGGCCAGGGTTTGGTGAAGAGGGCTTCGGCGTGTGGCTAATGCAGGCGCTGCATGCTCTGCAGGGCGTGTCAGAGCTCATGAGCCATGTGGCCATGGGAGGAGACGGAGGAGCTGGGCTAGAGGAAGGTGACAACCCGGAGGTACTGGGCATGCTCCATGCGCTCTACCTGATGACCTTCACACAGACTGGTCGCAGTGCTGTGGCCCATGTTTTCAGCTTGGATAACAACCTGTCGTGTCTGGTCACACTGCTTCAGCACCACAGCAAGGACGGACAGGG TGAGGCCAAAGCTCGCAAAGCAGTGACATATAACTACGCCTGCATGCTGGTGTTACTAGTGGTACAGACCTCTAATGAACTGCGGATGATGGAACAATTTGCTGCCCCACTACTCACCATAGCCAAGGCTGATGACCTAAATGCCAAGTTGCAGG AGCTCAGCAAATGGCTGGAGCCTCTGGAAAAAGTCCGCTTTGAGATTGGCAGCATTCCCACCCTCATAGACTACATCAAACAG AATGTGGAAAATGTTTTGACCGCTGAGGGAGCTGGACTGGTCACTGCTCTCAGGGTCCTTTGTCACATTGCCTCCGCTCCACCTGCTGTAGAGG GTCAGCAGAGGGATCTTAAGTGGAGTCTTGCAGGGGTCCAACTGTTCTCTGGCGAGGGTCTGGATACGTGTGTGCGTGTCCTACAGAAGCTGTGCAGCGTGTTGCTGCAGCCATGGCGTGTACACGGACACATGGGCCCCACGCCCCAGCGCTGCATGATCCTCAGTATATGTATCAGCACACTGCGGTTGCTGCGCACCATGCTGATGGAGCTGCTGCGCGGGGGAGCTTTCCAATTCAGGGACACGCGTGTGGCCAGCGTGTTGGTGTCGCTCCACATGATAGTGTGCTCCATCCCCGCTTCTGGACGTCTAGACGGAGAGGAGACAAGAGTGCAGGCACTTATCGTTGATGTACTGCTCACCTTCACGCAGGGTGTCAATGAAGAG GTGACTCATACAGAGGAGACTCTGGCCAGCAACACTTGGTCTCTGATGCTAAAGGAGGTTTTGAGCTCACTGCTAAAAGCTCCTGAAGGTCTGTTCTCTGGTCTGACGTTGCTGTCTGAACTCCTGCCTCTTCCACTGCCAATGCAGAGCACTCAG GTGATATCAGTCCAAGATGTGGCCGTAGCCTTAAACACAAGGAAGCTGTGGAGCATGCACATACGGGCGCAGTGGAAAGTGTTTTCCGAAGCGTTGAGGTGTGTATGTGCCACCAGCTGCCCTCCTCTCCTGGCCATGCTGAGGAGAATGTGTGTTCAGCTGGCAGACCTGTCTTCACCCACTGCGACACTCATCATGAAGATGccgctggagctgctgctggaggagctgcagcc GGCGGAGGGGAAAGGCATGTGCTGGGGCCAGGTCCTGCGTCTGCTTTCCTTGATGGACGCTCTGGTGTCACAGAAATCTTGTAAGAGCGCAGCACTGCACCTGCTGTCCGGGTCTGTGTCCGGGGATGAACAGCTGGCCGATCTGTTCCCCttgctgctgtctctgttggttcctccagctgaccactccttacagcagcagcagcagtgcagcGAAATAGTCGGGACAATATTACAGTCACTGTGTGACCAG GACATTTCTCTGGTGGTTTCTCCACCTGGTGAGACCTGTGTGTCAGAGGCCGAGCAGCTGGCCAATGCACTCCCAGGGCGAGAGATGATGACATCAGTGTGCAACGCCTTGTTGGAGGTTTTGGGGAAttcagagagcagtgttccaCTCCTCCTCACCTGTATCAGGACTCTGACATTCCTCACTGAACACGACTATGGACTCTTCCACCTCAAAGT TGGTCtgaagaaacatggtggtggtCTGTACACGCTGTTGAAGAGGTTGGTGTTTGCCTTCAACAAGGACTCAGCAGATCTGCTCTCAGCTCTGCTTGACTTCCTCAGACAGATCGTCAACACAGAAACAATG TGTGTAGATGAGGCCCAGGGGTCTGGCGAGGAGTCGGCGTTCATTTCTCCACGGTTGCTGTCAGGCTGCGAGATGAAAGGACTACTGCAGTGGGAGGACTCTGACTCCCATCCGCTCCCTACTTTAGAGAAACAGATTACG AAACTGTGTAAGGAGGATGATTCACTGGAGACAATGTTGGAGACTGTGATTGTTCTGAGGCAGACACTGGAAACGGCCACAGATGCACCTCCTGCAGTTGAAACTGAGCCCATTCTGCCACCACCGGAGACGCTCGCGGCTCAGTTTAATCACAG GACAGTGTTCATTCTGTCTGAAACTCTGGATGAGCAGCTGAAGACTCTGTGGTTCTCTCCCTTCCAAACTGATGACATCGAAGCAGATCTCGATATG GTGAAGGTGGATCTGGTGGGTCTGGCTCAGGAGTGTTGTCCAGAACTGGACCTGAAGGCAGAACTGGAGCGCTCCTTCCTGTCCGAGCCCTCCTCTCCTGGTCACACTAAGGCTCCAAAAGGCTTCCGACTGGGCAAACACAAGCACGAGACCTTCATTACATCAAG CGGTAAATCAGACTACATTGAGCCTGCAAAGAGAGCCCACATCATGGCTGCACCTCGTGGCCGCGGAGGTCGAGGAGGGTTTGGACAGAATCTCAACCGACCCCACGATATCTTTCGCCAGCGCAAACAGAACACCTCCCGTCCTCCCAGTATGCACGTGGATGATTTTGTGGCGGCGGAGTTTAAAGACATTACAACTCCCCTTGGACTTTTGCCTCCCAAACGGCCCCCAAAGAACTCCCCCAAACCCCCCACCAGAGGACTGTTCACTGGCAACAGAGGCAGAGGCACCTTCCACAGCCAGACACGATTTTTCACTCCACCACAACCCAAAGGTGTACTGCTCTCCG GTAACTACACACGCAGAGAAGGAGGCCGTGGTTCATCATGGAGTGGCCAAGTTCCAGCTGTCACTCACAGAGGAACCTACAGCGAACCTCGCGGAGGCCAGAGCAACTTCACACGTGGACCGCTGCCCTCCAGACAACCCCCAGCAA GCGCATATAGGCTGGCTCCACGGGACCGAGCCCCGCGGGGAAGAGGAGGCGCTGGACTGTCATGGCTCAGCGGGGGAGGAGGGGGCGGCAGTGCTGGAGGAGGCGgtgggggaggtggaggaggcagaggatcTCAGGGGAGCAAATTCAGTGGTGGTGGGGGAGGGAGCGGAGGTGGCAGGGGCAGACACGTTCGCTCCTTCACCAGGTGA